The Gymnogyps californianus isolate 813 chromosome 3, ASM1813914v2, whole genome shotgun sequence genomic sequence CTGTCTTTTATATGTCGTGTCATCCCAGATCTTGTATGTTATCTCATTTTCTGCAGATGTTTCCATAGGAACCCTGTCTCTTCCATGCCTTGAAGAATCATCTTCAGAGTTCCTTTAGAGCTGTGGTACTAAACATgattaaagaaagagaagctaaCTTGCTGCCGGTTTTCTCTCTGAGACATCTTTATCCCTTGCCAACACAAAGTCTCTCCTTTCTGTGTTTACTCTCCTCCTAGTTAGTTTGGACTAACAGGGCAGAGGTCAAAGCAAGTTCAGAGTGAGGCACAAGATGAAAGTTCCTAAAGTCAGACGACCACAGGGTGGTGTAATTTCAGAGAAGGTGCTAGGGAAAGGATTTGTGATGAGACTGAGGTTGTCTGTGCTAGCCtaagagcagaaggaagagtATTGTCCTCTCTAGCCTGAATGTCCCCCTTTATCTTGGATGGGTGGATGCCATTGCCTAGTGCTGCCTTCCCATTTTCTGGTGGCAAAGCTAAGTACTCATTTGTATGAATTTCAAAGGcccttttttaaacataaaacagGGCAAGTAAACTGTCTCAcagtgaagaaaggaaggggaagaccttcctcctgtccttcccttCTCTGATTAACACAGTGTAATAGCTCCTAACAGCAATCCCCCAAAGGATTGGGGGGTAGTGAAGAGGCAAGGAGCAGGCTATTGAGTGAGGAGTGATATTTAGTACATTATCACAGACATTTAGCATGTTGCCACAGGTGATTCCcgtgggggaaaaaacaacagccaGTTCAGGGCTGTGAAGTCCTGGCAGTGTAGGGCTTTGGGCCAGCAAGAGTTTCGCTAAGGCTTTGACCCTCTGTAGTGCTGCCCAGCCTGTGGTGGAGCTCCTGAGAAATGGCCAGGCTTCTGCCCATTGCTGGCTGACGATCCATTGGGAAATCCAGTTAAAGCAACTTGATGTCTCAAAGTAGTTAAAACATGGAATAACAGCCTAGGGCCACTTTCACATTTGAATCTTCTGTGAACCTCAGGTTTGTGTAGGGGAGTTCTCTGCTGAAGAGCCCCACACCTTTGATGTGTTGATCTTTTCCCTGCCTTGtggcagctggcagagctgctttgcaggCTTGGCCAAGTGGGACGTGGCACAATGATCCATGGGAGGTCACTGGTGGATGTGGGGATAGCACTCACAGCAACATCCTCTGAGCTGTCTCCTGAGCACTGGCAAATTTGGTCTGCTTTCCTAACTGCGTGCCATCTTGTCCTGTTGAGACTAAGCCCACTATACAGCTTCCAGTGTATACACAGTACAAATATAACAAATAGAAGAAGACTGCAGCACTCATCCCAAGCATTTTTCTGGCCTTTCATTCACTGAAGGAGGGTGCAACCgaattttgctgtttcctggAACTTCATAGGGCTAAAACTTAACTCTGTTCAAACGTGTTTTTCAGCCTACCAGCGTTAGTTATTGGTCTCTACTTCATCACAGCACCAGCTAAAATGAATAGTGATGGGCACCTCCCACACATGCCCTGGTTCAACCTGCCAGGGTCCCAGTGAACTTCCCGATATAAGACACAGTTCCTGAGATTCTGCCACCACGAGCTTTTAAGATCAAATTGTTTAGTTTTTTGGCTTGCTCTACTCATAAAACTGAGATGCCAATGCAACTactggggctgcctggggcttcTGAGTCCTGTTTCTGTCTCTACCACAGTTGGGAAGCCTTAGCAAAGTTATCCTCCATGGATGGGTGAACTGGAAGTAACTGTGACTTCCCATATCAGGTGTTCTCAGCTCAGTAGCTGTGTCCAGCTGACAAGTGTTTCTGCACTCAGAGTAGACTTGGTGGGTATAACATGAAATTTCACAGGAAGCTTGAGAAGCCAAGCGTGTTCATTTGTTTTGCGTAGCTAGTGCTCGCAGAGACATTCAAAAGTATGAGGGAGGATATGAACCCCAGACTTGCTGATGTTCAGTTGAATGTAGGTGGTACCAAATGACCTTTGAAAATCCTAATGCTTGTAaggatcataggataattcagatTTTCTGGTGCCTCAGAAGGTCTCTAGTGCAACCTTCTGCTTAAAGTAGTCAGCTGTGAGGTAAGACCAGGTTACTGAGGGCTTTATAAGGGACACCTTCCAGCTAGGCTGGGCCCGTGCTCACATTTTCAGGAACCAGACAAACATATCTTAAGGCTGTGTGAGTAATCGAtaggtttgtttggggttttttttccactttgtctGCTGAATTATAAGACGACATCTTTTCCGTCTAAAttgaatttgaatatttttattttttctcaatgcaacattttaattcatcaaaactgaacaaaaactTTCATTTAGCCCAGATTAAAACATTCAGGTTACTTGTAAGGAgcacaagggaaagaaaagtttagATCTTCTGAAAAGTGTTAGTGGAGGAGCTGGTGGTGGGAGCAGCTCGGTGGTTCGAGCACTCCCTGAGGGTGTAGGAGACCAGTGTGCAATTTCCTCCTGTGCCTGGGAGAACAGGATTGTGGCTCACAGGAGATCACCCCAACTGCCAAGTGGAGCATCTTTCTCTGAGTATTTAAATGtgtaatgcaaaataaagtaaTTCTGGCACTGGCACCCCTCTCTGAACTGCCCAGTGGCCCTGTGGATCAGACACTCGTGTGTTAGGCAAGACACCTGGCTCTCAGGCTTCACTGAGTGTCCAGGTgttcaaagcaaaatactgttAACAAGAACATTCTGTAAATTTGGGATTAGGTCATTCCTGTGGGAAGTGATGGCTTGTATCCACTCAGGAGAAAGAATTAAACCAAATCTCcccaaaaatgtgtttgaatGCTCAAACCACTGATAAAGTTACTGGTTAGAGAAGTgactcttcctccagctttttttttttttttttttaaatctaaccGTTTTTTCCCACAGCTGAAATTATTTGGTGaatttgcagatgtttttcagCCTATGAAAgacacatatttttttcattctaagcactttttgcttaaaatactCTTTTACATCCGGGCAGTGAGAACGGGAGCCAAACAAACCTCCCATTGTGGGTAGCAGGAAGTCGCAGTTGCCTCAGCTGAACTGGGGGCACCGCAAGTAGGATACTGTCTTGCACATGAAGAGATCTTTTGCTAATAATCTGTTAATTACACATCAGTCTCCTCCTTTTAGCAAGTCTGCAGAGCCTCTGAATCCCTTATGTACAGGAATGTAATGGacaagcagaacaaaactgaatttactTAATATGTGTAACAGAAGCACATGAGTTAAAGCGTGTGGATATgaacatttagaaagaaaaccacTCTTATTTTGCTTCTTCTAAGGAAGATTAAGTTATGTTgcactttatttcaaaatgagagAAGCTATACAGGCATTTAATCCAGCTGCTTCAGTGAAAACACTTACACTTTGACCTCTGTGTAGTTTTTGGTGAGCATCCCTTGGTGTCTCTTGGTACCAGGTGACATCCCAGTAGCAGGCTCATGACAGATTTGACACAGTTGCCAGTGTAGTTTCTTTTAGTCTTTGAACTTGATTCAGATCTTCTAATGTGTAGCCCACAATGGTATAAGACACCGATTACCCTCATTCCATTTACTGAAGAGGGTAAGTCCATTTACCCATTCCTGCTTGAGCTTTATAACAATTGAGGTTTATATACAACTAGGTTGGCATCTATTTGTCTAGTCCAAAGGCAAGGGTGTGTCATCAGCCAAACGTAAATTGCTGGCCATTTTGCATAATCTAAAGGCTCCTGTGCTGTTTGATCAAACTTTGTATCCTGTATAAAAAGCTAATGGGGCATGGCTTTTTGGCATATTTACAGCAACTGCTCACCAAGTCTTCAGCAGATTGTCTTGAGCTGCTGAGCCCAAGGGAAAAGGGAGCCAGATAAATCATATGCAAAGCAGATCTGGTGTTTTGTGTGCTGGGCTTACTGTGCACATCGGACCTTCTTACAACATTGAATTTGCTGCTCTAAATTAAATGTAACGTACAGCTTAACCTTAGATGCTCTCCAGTCAGCACTATGTGGGGTCCCCAAAATCCTGAAGGCTGCTGTGCTTCACACAGTGACCTGAGATCATGGGCCTTTCTTCGTCTCTTATCTGATGTTTTTCTCCAGAGACTGTAACCTGGAAAGCTATGGTAAAAAGAACTGCCCAAGCCATTACACAGTCTTTTAAAACTTGATatagaagggaaagaaggaaaaaaacccaaaaaaccttGGGAATGTCTGGCCATAAATGTATGTGACTCATGTTCAGACTCCAGCCTTACAGTAAATGCCCCCCAGCCCTTTCTCCTGGGTCCAGACCAGCCTGCAAAACACCCTAATTCCATGAAAGAGAAGAACTGGAACCAATCCACTGAAACGTGGCACAGCCAGTGTGAAACAGATCACACCAGGCGCATATCCCTTAAATTCACTTAGATGGGATCATCTACCAGATATACTTGCCTGCATGTCTCTCATTTATCACACCTGTTAGTCTAGAAATGGTGAAAGCTGACAGCAGTCAGCAATTacatgtgggggaaaaaagtgcgTAAACATCACGGAGCTGCTCATAAGTGAAGAACATAGTACTGGAATTAAGGCTGCTGTACAGTCTTAATTTAGCCCCTTTGTTTgactgtatttcaaaacaacCTCTAGTTACATAACAGCATCCCATTCTTCCCGGGGGACgctctgccccctcccaggGACAGGCTGCTGGGGCCATCGCTTTGGAGGTATGTTATGTGTCACCACATACATTAAACCTAGAGGCTCACAAATCATTCAAGCCTAAAATTATTGGAGGGAAAGTCCTCCAGATAGTAAAATTTTAAGGTTTTGGGGCTGGGAATGCGATGAAAAGACAGCCTGTATACATATTGTGAAGTAGTTTGCTCCTAGACTTTTTTCTGGGGGTAGTTTGCTGGTGCATGTGCACAATTGACTGTTTGCAGAGTTGTCCATGGCAAGAGATTTTGTCAGCACACAACTTGGCACAGAACATGTAGATATCCCAGGCTCATAGTCGCACACCCTTCTACGTTGTTGGTCAGTGGCTTACTGCAGCTGGCGTGGGACAGAGGTTAGTGAAGGAATGGGACTCCATCTAGTCAACCGTGAATGTTTGCACTCTCGCTTATCTCACGTACAGAGCCCAGCCCTTGGACCTCTccctcctgggggctgctcaCTTGCCCTGGGGCTCCACCACCCACAAGCATGGTAGCAAGGCGTCAGTGGTGGGAGCACCTCTGTGCTTGCACTGCACCAACAGTTGGGTGTCACTGGGAGGGGATAGCATTATTTGTGGTGAAAAGACAAGCTTTGCAAGGTTATGTCAATCTTGTGTATGGACGTACACAAATCTCTAATGAGTGTAGATGATTTCAAAAGGTAGTCAAGGCCATGGGTCTCTGACTGGCTAAGTCACTGTTGAAATGCTTGCCATGTGCTAGTCCTTCCCCTGTCTTAGAAAGCATCCTGTGAAATAAACCAAAGCTAAATCTGACTTTCCTGTGGCATAAAACACTTGAAATTACAGAAGTGCAAGTCTGCAAGTTTAcaggacatttttaaaagaaaatatgggGAATAAAGACAAATATTGCAGCAGTGGTGGTGAGGCCATGATGGTCTAACGATACAAGGAAGCCTGTGCTCGCAGGGCAGTACCTTTTATTAGACCAGTTCATATGattagaagaaaaaggcaaaatttcaaacactttttttttctttaggtctGAAATTGAAGTATTTTACTGAGGTTAAATATAATTTCTCCAGGTTTATTGACCCTAGGCAAACACTTTGACAATTTAAGCTTAAGGTGTCTTTGGTGCTTGTGGTGCAAAAGAGGAGTATAAGCAAGGAGGCAGTGTTAAGTTCACTAGTCCTGTGGGACAAAGGTAGAAAATGTTGTTATAATTAAAACACTATTGTTGTGATTCAGAGACCATCTGAGAGCCATGCAGGATCATTTACCAGCAAACCCCATGCCAACAATGCTTACAAAAACTGAACTAAACGGAAGTTTTGCATTTACGTCAGATCCCAGTCAGGACAGTGGGTAGGGGAGAGGAAATTCACTGGTAAATGGAAAAGGAACTAAACAAAATTGGCAgggaaagaaatgttattttccagCCTACAATAGGATATGACAAACAATGGATGTAACTTAcagttatttataaaaaaaggtCCTTTTGGAGCAGTGACCTTCTCGTCTAACTTTTAGAAGATGGAGGTTCACCCCTCCAGGGGAGGAGGGCAAGCAGACAATATTTTAGATTTAACACCTCATTCCTTCCCTGCCTAGGCTATGGGAACCTGAGCCCCAGCACTGTGGCTGGTCGAATCTTCTGCATCTTGTTTGCGCTCTTTGGGATCCCCTTGAACCTTGTACTCCTGAATGAAATTGGGCAGCTGATGCTGTTGGGGGTTCAGCAATGCGCCCGTCGTCTAGAGGAGGTGTTTCACTGGCAGGTGAGCAATGTGGACAGGTATGCCTCACCCTCaagttcaggaaagaaaagacagaaagggcATTGTCTGGTATTTGGGATCCTCTGGCTAACAAGGACAGCCTGCCTACCTATTTGGCCAAAAAGGCAATAATACTCAGGAATAACTGGAAGCAAATAAATTTAGTTTATGACAGCCCTATGAGGTGTCAGATAAGGTTGTTTGTTATTGAGGGAACTTCTGTGATGAATGGCTTCCCCTACAGCAACAGAAGTGCCAGAGCCTTAGAGCTATGCACAGTCCTAGAATATCTGGTCTGTTTATCATCAGTCATAGTTAGAATTGCATGTGTAAGTTACATGGGAATATTTGTGGAATAGGCTTTAAACTGGCATGAATTTAGGACTCATGAAGGTGATGCCCGGTTTGTGTTGACTGGGAGAGCCACACCATTTATTCTAGTGGAATGTcgtgtatgtttgtgtgtttttctgaagtcCAGCATCATCTTCAACCAGAAACTGAGCTGGACTTTCCCTGCCACTCTTCTTGTGAcagtctcttctttcttttccgTTTTACTAGAAAAAAGCTTCCCTCCTGATTAAAACCTGTGCGCTGGTAACTGGCTTGTTATTGTTCCTCCTGCTACCTCCCTTGCTGTTCTCTGACAAAGAAGGCTGGTCTTATGAAGAAGGCTTCTACTATTCCTTCATCACCCTCAGCACTATAGGGTTTGGCGATTATGTGATTGGTGAGTAGTTCACATTTCATTGCTTTCACCTACTGAACATTAAAGCCAAATGTGTGGCATATGAAGCTCCCAACTTGGCAGTTTTACACCACTAGCAATCCACAGACCTGATGATAAATATGTTGCGGTAGGCATTTGACAGGTTGAAGAAGACGTGATTTCTGAGATAGCAATGCCACCTGtggaagagcaaagaaataatttcccagTCAATGAGTAATCTTCCAGCATTCAGCTGATCTGTCTCTTGAATGACTACAACACCAGACTGGAGTGCTAAGTTTTTAATCACAGCAGTTGCTGACGGTGCATGTGGTGCGCTccagtgcattggcagtgaTTAGTTTTAAGCGGATGCTACTCTGCATCACCATTAACAGAAAGTGACCGTTTCCTCTGTCAAAACCCCAGACAACTGCTTTCTAAAAGGCAGCTTAAGTCACTTAGGTGTAGACTGTCAGGCACCAGGCACAGCCTAGTTTTGGTTGCCAAAACCCTTTGCCAGAGGAAATGGGTTTGGACCCACGCCCGATGCATTTGCTGAAACACAAGACACACCTTTTTGATAAagattttctcattaaaaacaaattgatTATAGAAACACATGCACCCTTGAATCCCTGGGAAACAGAAAGACTAAAACATCTTATTACAggttctctcttttcttttcttcgtAGTGCTTGCTTGATGCTTAGACAACTTAGTGGTGGTTACCTTAGGACTTGCCTATAATGCATCAAAGTTATGACTAGAGCTTGTGTAGGCACACTTAAATGAGCTGGAATCAAGTTAGCTTGGGTAAGGGTAGCCAGATGGAGCTTAACAAAAGCTAGCCAGTTCAGAATTTTCCTATGCTGATTTCATAGATGATGCTGaactctgtgctgcagcagctttaCTTCTCTCAGTTCCTGATAACTAATTTTGAAGCTCTTCACTAGTATACCTCCCACTTCCAGGCATAGCTTAACCTGTGTGGTACCTTTGTAACTGGCATACCACCATAGATACACTAGGTTCAGTATGGGAATAACGGAATACATCAGTGACCTGTGGTATGTAGAGGCCAAACCATTTTGGCCTTACAATCCTGTGTTTGTGGTTTATGTCTCAACTTAAAAATAAGCAGGGCCAGGGCATGGGTTCAAGTGACTGTCACTATTTTGTGACTATCATGCTGTCTCCCCACTAGTGTGATCTCTGGCGCTGTTCTGGACCAGGTAAATTCTGGGGGATATCACATGCCAGGAGTGATGCCCAATGTTCACTTTGGACACAGCTGCTCTGTTTGGGGGGAAGTACAAGCCAGGCTATGGCACTTGGATTTGAAGTCATAGAGTGGTCCCTAGCCTGTTTAATTTAGTAATATTGACGTAGCTTCTCTTACTGGCCTTGAAATCTGTTATTTACGCACTCAGTAAGCCCTTCTATCGGACACAGGGTGCCCTGTAGGTCCTAAACTGCTTCTGATCTTCTTATCCCCAAGACTGCACCTATCAGATGGTCTCTGTGGATAAAGCATTCTCCTTGGAAGCCTCAAATAGCCCttctctcttgttttcatttattatttagaagcaaacaatttttaaaCCTTTGAATTTAGCATCGGTAAAAGGTGCTTGTTTGAAGGATAAATATAATACTCTTCCTGGTTGAAGTTCACCTTGACGTAGAAAGTCAGCCCAAAGAGTAGTTACCACAGAAGTGGTTGGTAGCTCCCAAACATTTACCAGTGGCTTAGTGACAACCTCAAAATGCCTTGTGGTCCCATTATATTGAAAACACATACAATATGTATTATATAATATGTAATAATACCAAGTAAATAGATGTAAAGGATTGGCTGTTTAATTTGGCTCCACTGACCAGTTACTACTTATCACAATCCTGTAGACAGTAACAGTTCATGCACCACGATTTGGGAACTGCTAGTCTGTGCAGGTAATGACAGGACAGTATTCCCACATACAGCCAGTCACAGATGATAAATACCTAAACACCTGCCTTTATGGATGTCCCATTTCAACCCAGCCCTATGTGTACTTTTCATTGGAACATGGTATGGAGAGTGGCCTCCAGGTTCATGGAGGTACCACCTCATACATGTTAACTCCTCACACTCTGTCCCGAAAGCATCAAGTGTTCTGTAGTATCTGCTGCGCTGTAGGTATTCAGTTATAAAGTGACAAACCTTCCTAAGGTAAGGAAACTAAATAATGAGACCTGAGAAGCAGTAGAGAAAAAGCCCATGCAAAGACTTTGCTGCCACTGATTTGTATCTTGTACCTTCCTTACCTGTGTTTGTAAGGGTACCCCAGCCTGCTTCACAGATACAGCCAGTCCCTTCATAGGGCTGAGCTCATTCCTTTGCTTTGCctgtattattattaatattactaCCGACACTAACTTAGCATGTAGAAGCCTCTTTGCACTAAACATTGTGGAAACACAACCAACAATGTGGCTTTGCTCCAAAGGGATCACGAAGTACCTAACTGAGCAACCAGACAGAGGTGGCATAACTTCAAGCTGTCTTCCAAGGCTTGGTTGTTCTTAGAAGTTTTAGGACTGCTCAggccccttccctcctgctcttAGAGACTCACTTGCTCGCTTATATCTAGCTTAACAAGATACATACACCGGTACATAAAACCTGCTTACCTCTCTGCCTGCAAGTGACCCCTGTTACATACTAATATAATATTGTGATGCTGAGTGATAAGTAGAGGAATGAAACTGCGCGCCTAAATGTGAATAATTTCACTTTGACATAGATGTaatttgggatttatttttctgatggGTAATCTTTACAATTCCTAGGGAGTTCTAGGCTGTTGTTGACATGTCATGAAACATACTTGCTTACAACATCTGTTCACATCCTAAGTAGATGGCATACTTGTGTTTTATGTAGAAATCGCTAATATTAGGTCATATATCCGCTGTCTTTGCTTTATATGTAATGTCTCCTTTGAGGCACTCTTGAATCAATCTAGAAATGTTTTGGGTGATTCTCTTGTAGGGATGAACCCAGACCGTACCTATCCAGGCTGGTACAAGAATGTAATCTCTCTGTGGATCCTCTTTGGGATGGCCTGGCTAGCACTGGTCATCAAATTTTGCATCAACTTTCTCGAGAGCTCCAGTGACTTCTGTCAGTGCAACAAGAAGAGCACAGAGATGGCAGAAGACTTAATGGATGGCAACAAAAATAGTATGACGGGACTTCACGATGTGGACATCTGCAATGACAaagacacaaaaccaaaaagaccaGATGAATCTCACACATACACAGCTCCTACAGAAGCACTCTAGGGCAGAAACATCTTTAGTGCACCAGAGATGCACCACTTAGAAATGCGGGAATGGAGCTGCCCTGACGTTCACATGGGGTGAAAGTTTGCTTATTGAGCTTGCAATGCTTCTATTCTGAATTgagcaataacaacaaaatgtttcatttgcagCACCACCAAGAATTACCAATGGGACTCTTAGCCAAAAGTAGATTTACAGAGATATTACCTACCCTCCCACCTCAATATATGAGGTTAACTTTGACATCCGTACGCAACACTAGCTCTTGTCCTTTTCTTTGCATGCAAAGTTCTTGTAGCCTCTAATTGTACGTATGGCATTTTGCAAATACCACAACTAGAAAAGCAAGTGCCATTTAATGCAGGAAACAAATTGCATGTTGCTAAAAGACttaatgaaaaacactttttaaagcCACCTGGCAGTCACTGCAAATGTGCTCCATCACCTATATGCTTGTGCTTGCTAAAGGTGGTAAGGTGCTTTTGCTCTCTGATCATTAGTATATGGATGGCAATGAGGCAGAGATGCCTAATAGAAACAGAtcattcaattttttaaaagaaatttctacATCAGAGGTCCACTAATATTAAAAAGAGGCTAGGTAGGCTATTCCTTACTTCTGAACTTATGTAGGCTCATCCTTTATGAGAGTATTAGTAGAATATTAAAGTATTACGTAGACCAAATGTCATCAGCTAAATGTGACAGTTTATTTagatagatttttattttgccacaTCTTGGAAGCCAGAAAAGAAGGACTAGAGGCAGTTTTAAGCACCAGTGGTTCCAACATTTTCCTGTGGCGAATGTTAACAAGGGCTACTTTAATCTAGAAACAGACTGAAGTATCTTCAACTGTGATCAAGAGATGCTATTCTGATGAACTCTTCATGTCATAAATTAATAGTGTATCTGTTCTAGCTAGCATCTTTTATAAAAGCACAACTATCTTTTGATCTGTGGAGTGCCAGACCTGCTTATTTGGCCTTTGTGTCAATCATGaaacagaactgatttttttaattccattaaaTTCTCAGAAATCTTTTGATAAATTATGCCATTTATAAAGGCCCAACACAGTCTAACTCCTGCTGCCGTTTATATACCTGTATCtaatcttctcattttcttgttcCTGTTGTGCTATTTGCATCCTAGAGCATTAACTTTGAAAACTTGACCATAGCAGTAAACCGGAACAAAGCATTTGGGTGAGCCTTCAGCTTCTGCATTGAACCAAGATTCTACATGGACAGtggagaaaagactgaaaacacagtttgtTGGAGTACAGGACTCGGGAATTAGAAATACCCGTAGCTAGAttcacagaaatacagtgaGTGAAAAGTTTAGTCTTCAGGAACACAAGTTCTGGAACATGTATtgtgaaaaaagtatttccagagTAGGCCAGTCTGAGTGTTGATACATGGTGGAACTGattacaggagaaaaagcaggaaaggaatCTGCTGGATGAAATTTAGTCTGTCAACCTTGTGTCAGCCTTTTTGTCATCGGCCTTTTGCCGACTCCATAGTAATAAATGTTCTCTCAAATACTGTTTCAATGGACAGCAGAGCTAAGAAAGGGAGGTAGCGGCAATCTTAGGTCATAGTTGGGAaactaatgcaaaataaatacatttcaattttttcaaCATTAGGTAATTTCTTCAACAGCCTTTAGCataaacttttctgtttcttctatgttttgtcttggtttttttccactgatcAATACACGATGTAGGTTTTACTAATGTTCATAATGGGCTGGCCTACAATAAGACCAAAGTGTATTTCTTTAAACCTAAGTAAATCACAATTCCACAGCATAAAATGTGATACCCTTTTATGCATATCCTTTGCACCTTCCTTCAGGTGCAAAACTACAGTAAATATAACTGTATTGTAAAATCTGGATGCCCAGAAGGTAGTAGGAGTTTCTGCTGTCAAAGCATGGGAATGACTATGCTAAATCTATTTCAACTTTAACTTGAAATGTCACAGGCTCTGGGGatttctcccagctctgctttttgatGAGAAGGCTTAGCTTGAGAagagtttcttcttttcaatTTGAATGTCTATTATATTAATCACATCTAATTCATATTCCCATGTATTTGTAGTTTGTGCCTTAGAGGTTTGGGCACCCTAGTCCCACTGAAGTGCAGAGTCGCATGCCTTAGGACAGCTAATATACACTTCTGAGAGCTAAAAGGAAGAGGAACTCTAGGTGTAGtcctgaaaaaaggaaaaaacagtaattcttCATAGATCTCAGTGCTTCCACTGTATGTCAGGGTTCAGCCACAAATCTAAGCATGTGGCTGGGTCTCAGGGTGACTCAATATCTGCCCCAGCAATCCTTGCTGATTCGCTTCATATTCGTTCACATTCACTTGCTGTGCTGTTGTATTACCCAGCAGCTCACCACCAGCATAGACCTGCCACTAACTGTCTGATACAGCATGCTTTACGGGAGGCACATCTGAACTGCTTGCAAGCCGCAAGTTGCCTGCTTGGGTCCTGGATCAccaaaaaaaatatgaaataagtGAGTCAACTACTGCCTCTGCCTGGGTTCTCTGATGCCAAATTAGCATGTTGTCACTTCAAATATCCTTTTATTGACAGTTCCTCAGCTAGCTTTTGATACAGCGAATAGATATTATTGTATCTGAGTCCCCACAAACTGTTGTGCCTCTggtctttctgttctttataaAGCTGTGTTGTGGTTAAATGACATGGATGAATTTGTTCCCAGAGGGATGAGAAGAAAGTGGAATTTTGCAACATCACAGAAACATCATCACCAATGTGTCTACTCTACCAAAATATGAAAGGTTATCTGCTCAAgggtaaaataaagaaaacaaaagcatggtGCTGTTATCATTCTTGTCACAGCTGACTTGCAGTCTTCTGTAAT encodes the following:
- the LOC127014455 gene encoding potassium channel subfamily K member 17-like; amino-acid sequence: MVAARRQQQQQQQRRQQQRRWGVPVLLVVYVGYVGLGAGVLQALERPAEVQAAQHLLRQHWELLANHTCLQGPALQRLIEGIIQAYKSGITLQGNTTSLGRWDFSGSFFFSISAITTIGYGNLSPSTVAGRIFCILFALFGIPLNLVLLNEIGQLMLLGVQQCARRLEEVFHWQKKASLLIKTCALVTGLLLFLLLPPLLFSDKEGWSYEEGFYYSFITLSTIGFGDYVIGMNPDRTYPGWYKNVISLWILFGMAWLALVIKFCINFLESSSDFCQCNKKSTEMAEDLMDGNKNSMTGLHDVDICNDKDTKPKRPDESHTYTAPTEAL